The window TGCTGACTAAAGTGATGATGACGCAGCATCTCTGTGCGTGCTCGTTCATAAAAAGCGACGTAACTGGCGTGGTAAACCACCCCACCGGCGTCGGTGTCTTCATAATAGACACGAACCGGCCATCGAAAAATATACTTATTCATTCTTACTGCCTCTTTGTTGGCTTCGCCCACTCACACCGGTTACTTACTTTTGTAAGCGCCAGGTGACTCGCGTTCTTGCCGCCGCGATGCTTCAAGAATGTCGTTTGTATATCGCGTTGTATTCACTTTACATCCCGGTAATGCAACAAAAGTTAGAGCTTTTAACCGGTGCTACTATACGCGCGGGAATGATGCTTTGGAATGGGGGAAAGTAAACGGAGAGTAAAAAATTATGGGCTTATGCAAGCCCATAAATATTTAAGGATGTTTCTTATTCAAAAGAAGAAGAAAATCAGACCAACCACCAGCACGATGTCGGCTATCAGCGGGCAGAAGATGCCCTGCCAGTGCACCGCGCGAGGACGAAACCCGACGCCATGGATAATGCCAGCGCAGACCGCCCACATCAGCAGAAGGCCATGCCAGATTTCAAGCTCGCTGGTTTTTGCTGCGAAGCGTGAGGGATCCCAAAAAATACATCCTGCCAACACTAACGCCATGACTAAAGAAAGCGCCCGCAAGGGGCGCTTATCCATCGCGTTATATAACATCGCGATAACGTTGGTCATTAGCTTTCTTCTGGCCCTGCTTTGCCTGCTTCGACATGCTCAAGCGCCAGCGCTGTGATTATCCCAAATGCACAGGCAAGAAGCGTTCCCAAAATCCATGCGAAATACCACATTTTAAGCTCCTTACTTAGTACAGAGAGTGGGTGTTGTTTTCAATATCTTCTTTGGTGATACGACCGAACATTTTCCAATAACACCAGCTGGTGTAGAGCAGAATGATCGGTACAAACACCGCCGCAACCCAGGTCATCAGGTTCAATGTTCTCTGGCTGGAGGTAGCATCCCACATGGTCAGGCTGGCATTCATCATGGTGCTGGATGGCATCACAAATGGGAACATTGCGATACCCGCAGTCAGGATGATGCAGGCCAACGTCAGTGAAGAGAAGACGAACGCCCAGGCCCCTTTCTCCATACGAGACGTCAGGATGGTCAGCAGCGGCAGGGCTACACCCAGAGCCGGAACCAGCCACAGGATAGGTGCATTGTTAAAGTTCACCATCCATGCGCCCGCAACTCGCGCGACTTCTTTGGTCATCGGGTTAGAGGCAGCGTGGTGATCCAGTGCAGAGGTCACAACATAACCGTCAATACCGTACATCACCCAGACACCGGCCAGCGCGAAGCACACCAGAGTAACCAGCGCGGCAACCTGTGAAGTAGCACGTGCACGCAGGTGCAGTTCACCTACAGTACGCATCTGCAGATAGGTCGCGCCCTGAGTGATGATCATGCCCACGCTTACTACACCGGCCAGCAGACCAAACGGATTCAGTAACTGGAAGAAGTTACCGGTGTAGTACAAACGCATGTACTCATCCATATGGAACG of the Citrobacter freundii genome contains:
- the ybgE gene encoding cyd operon protein YbgE, whose protein sequence is MTNVIAMLYNAMDKRPLRALSLVMALVLAGCIFWDPSRFAAKTSELEIWHGLLLMWAVCAGIIHGVGFRPRAVHWQGIFCPLIADIVLVVGLIFFFF
- the cydX gene encoding cytochrome bd-I oxidase subunit CydX, whose product is MWYFAWILGTLLACAFGIITALALEHVEAGKAGPEES
- the cydB gene encoding cytochrome d ubiquinol oxidase subunit II, which produces MIDYEVLRFIWWLLVGILLIGFAVTDGFDMGVGMLTRFLGRNDTERRIMINSIAPHWDGNQVWLITAGGALFAAWPMVYAAAFSGFYVAMILVLASLFFRPVGFDYRSKIEDMRWRNMWDWGIFIGSFVPPLVIGVAFGNLLQGVPFHMDEYMRLYYTGNFFQLLNPFGLLAGVVSVGMIITQGATYLQMRTVGELHLRARATSQVAALVTLVCFALAGVWVMYGIDGYVVTSALDHHAASNPMTKEVARVAGAWMVNFNNAPILWLVPALGVALPLLTILTSRMEKGAWAFVFSSLTLACIILTAGIAMFPFVMPSSTMMNASLTMWDATSSQRTLNLMTWVAAVFVPIILLYTSWCYWKMFGRITKEDIENNTHSLY